A region of the Flintibacter sp. KGMB00164 genome:
CACCGCCTTTGACCACGCTTCCAATCTGGGAGGACTGATGGCACGGGCCTTTGCTGAGCCCTTGGGGATTCCTGCGTATATCTACGATGCGGTCACCAGCGACGAGCTGCTGCCCGAGGCCCGTGTCACCGGCTTTAAGGAGGTCACCCGTACCAGCTTCTGCCACGTGCTTAACGCTCGGGCTACCTCCCACAAGTACGCGGAGACGCTGGGACGTAAGTATGAGGACATGAATCTGGTGGTGGCCCATCTGGGTGGAGGAATCTCCATCTCTGCCCACAGCCATGGCCGGATCATTGACTCGGTGTCGGACGATGCCGGTCCCTTCTCTCCGGACCGGTCTGGCAGCCTCAATATGCTCTACGTGGTGGATATGTGCTACTCCGGCAAGTATACCAAGCCGGAGATGCTGAAAAAGCTGCGGGGTGAGGGCGGTATGTCCGCCCTGTTGGGTACCCACGACTGTCAGGAGATCGAGCGCCGGATCCAGAAAGGAGACGAGTGGGCCGCGCTGGTGTATAAGGCGCAGGCTCTGCAGATTTCCAAGGGTGTGGGTATCATGCTGGGCTGCTTTACCGAGCTCATCGATGCGGTCATCCTCACCGGCGGCCTGGCAAACTCCAAGATGCTCACCGGTATGGTTATCGACTACCTGCACAACCTGGTCAAGGTGGTGGTCATCCCGGGAGAAAACGAGATGGAAGCGCTGGCTCTGGGCGCTCTGCGTATTCTCCGTGGAGAGGAGCGGGTCCACGAGTTCCGCAGCCCGGAAAAATAAGAAAAGGACCGCCTCGGCGGTCCTTTTTTGATCTGCGTTATTCGATTGCCGCAGCTACGGCCTGGTCTTCCCGGTGCTGAAGATAGCGGGGGACATGGAGTCCCAGCTGTCGGAACACCTCAGGTTCCGGATCAACATACAGGCACTGGCTGAAGCCGTCCAGAATGGCGGGATGTCCATCCCAGATGGGGGTAATGTTTGACTGAGCCAGGCCGGGGATCTTCATAGCCCGAAGAAGCATGGCGGTGTGGCTGTCCACGCTGCCGTGCCAGGTGACCAGGCCCAGCAGCTTGCGCCGGTCCAGTGCCAGTATTTCACTGGGCAGCAGCTCGTCGGAAACCAGAATGGCAGGCTGGTCACCAAGAGGATCAGGGGGCTGAATATCCAGCAGACAGCGGATCAGATGGTTGGAGATATCCCGGATGTCGGCGCCCCGGGCCTGCATGTAGGGACTGTCCATATCGGCAAAGGCGGTAGCAAAGCTGTTGCCTGCGGTTTGTACCGCATATTCCGCCGTAGTATGTTGGTTGGAAAGAACGGAAAGGATGCTCTCCACAAAGGAAGTGTCCTCCAACAGCATGGCGTGGATGGAAAAAATCGAGGCGGCCTGAATGCCCACATCCCGGGCGGCCTGCTCATAGAGCTTGGACAGCATTACAATCGAACGCTGCTGGGCGGCACGGAAGCGGTGGATCTCCTCGTCCTGGGAGCGATGGGAGACAGAGGCCAAAGGGAAGGGATGGCGGGTATAGAAATGCAGGGGTCCGGCGGCAATTTGATTTTGAATCGATCTTCCGACGATGATTTGCATGGAGATGCCCCCTTTCCAGGAAAGTCTGAGTCGATGTGGCTTCTGCGGCAGCAATGCTGCGGCAGCTTGGAACAGGCGGCCGGAAAAATCTGCGCGTTTGTTGTATATTGATTATAATGACAAATGAAAAGTTTGTAAATTGGTAAAATAGCACAAGGACGGATGTAAATATTTTGAAAATACAAGTTTGCATCGGGAAATTGAAAGAAATAGCGAGAAATAATGGAAATTATCCGAGATGAAGGCGAAAAAAATCAACGCTTTACAGTGCTAAACAGGCGTGCTATAATAAAGCACAATGAAAAGACACCCGGACAAAATGCGACATGCTGTCCGGCGCGCCAATGAATTTATTTCCAGGAGGTTTGTTCCATGGTTTCCAAACGTATGCTGCAGTTGGGCACGGCCCGTTCTGTGATCCGGGAGCTGTTTGAGTACGGCAATCAGCGTGCCAAAGAGGTTGGCCGGGAGAATGTGTTTGATTTTTCTCTGGGCAACCCCAGCGTTCCTGCGCCCGACGCAGTGAATGAGAATGCCATCCGCATCCTGCAGGAGCAGCCGGAAGTGATCCACTGCTACACCAGTGCTCAGGGTGATGCTGCGGCCCGGCAGCGTTTTGCCGACTCCCTCAACCGCCGTTTTGGAGGAGACTATACGGCCGACCAGTTTTACATCACCGTGGGTGCGGCGGCCTCCTTGTGCTGTGTGTTCAACGGCCTGACCTGCCCCGGAGACGAGTTTATCGTCTTTGCTCCTTACTTCCCCGAGTATAAAGTGTTTATCGAGGGAGCGGGAGCCAAGATGGTGCTGATTCCCCCGGAGATCGAGCACTTCCAGATTGATTTTGATGCCTTTGAGAAAGCAATTACCCCCAACACCAAGGGTGTGGTGGTTAACTCCCCCAACAACCCCTCCGGTGTGGTCTATTCCCGCCAGACTCTGGAGCAGCTGGCTGCGATCCTGGAAAAGAAGGAGGCGGAGTATGGTCACCCCATCTATCTGATCTCCGATGAACCCTACCGGGAGATCGCCTTTGCCGGGGTAGAGGTGCCCTGGATCCCCCATATCTACAAAGACACCATTGTGTGCTACTCCTTCAGTAAGTCGCTCTCTCTGCCCGGCGAGCGCCTGGGCTATGTGCTGGTGCCCGGCCAGGTCACCGACAGCAAGGAGGTCTATGCCGCTGTGGCCGGTGCGGGACGCTCTCTGGGCTATGTGAATGCCCCCAGTCTGTTCCAGCAGGTCACCTCTCTGTGCTGTGACATGACCAGCGATCTGTCGGTGTATGAGAAGAACTGTGAGCTGTTGGTGAATTCCCTGCGGGAGATGGGCTACCACGTGGCCCAGCCCGGCGGTGCGTTCTATCTCTTCCCCCGTTCTCTGGAGCCCGATGACATGGCCTTCAGCGAGCGGGCCAAGCAGTTTGATCTGCTGCTGGTGCCCGGTTCCGGCTTTGGTGCGCCCGGCCACTTCCGTTTGGCCTACTGCGTGCAGACAGAGATGATCCAGCGGGCTCTGCCCAAGTTTAAGGCTCTGGCAGACTCTTACCGCGGCTGAAATCGTTTATAACTGGAAGACACAGGTAAAAAACAGGCAAAGCAGGTGTGAAATTTCCTTACTTTCACACGGCTTTGCCTGATTTTTTTTGGAAACGGAAATCATTTTTATCCATTTCACCGCTAGCCAAAGCGGCTGTCATCAGGTATGATAATGGCGTAATAGAAGAAAATAAAAGAAACGTCCCTAAAGGAATGGAGGAACGAAAACATGCTGAGAAAGACTAAGATCATTTGTACTCTGGGCCCTGCGGTCGAGAGCGAAGAAATGATGCGCAAGCTGATCCGTGCTGGTATGGATGCGGCTCGCTTTAACTTTTCCCACGGCGACCATGAGGAGCACCTGGGCCGTCTGAACAAGCTGAAGGCGGTGCGGGATTCCATGAGCCGTCCCGTGGCTACCATTATGGACACCAAGGGTCCTGAGATCCGTATCAAGAGCTTTGACGTGAAGAGCATCAGCCTGGAGGCCGGTGACACCTTTACCCTGACCACGGAGGACGTCGTGGGCAACGGGGAGCGGGTGGCCGTGACCTATCCCAAGCTGCACGAGGAAGTAAAGCCTGGAATGGAGATCCTCATTGATGACGGTCTGGTGGCCCTGCGGGTAGAGGAGATTCAGGGCTCTGAGATCCGCTGCACCGTGGAAAACGGCGGCACTCTCTCTGCCAACAAGAGCATCAACATCCCCGGTGTGCATATCCACCTGCCTGCGCTGACTGAGAAGGATATCAGCGACATCCAGTTTGCGGTGGAGAACGACTTTGACTTCATTGCCGCTTCCTTCATTCGTCGGGCCGATGACGTGCGCTCCATCCGCGAGGTGCTGCACCGCTTTGGCGGAGATAACATTCAGATTATCTCCAAGATCGAGAACCAGGAGGGCGTGGACAACATCGACGAGATCCTGGAGGTCTCCGATGGTATCATGGTGGCCCGCGGCGACCTGGGCGTAGAGATCCCTGCTGCCAAGGTGCCCGTGCTCCAGAAGCAGATCATCCGTAAGGGTCTGCGCTCCGGCAAGCCCATCATCACTGCCACTCAGATGCTGGATTCCATGATCCGCAACCCCCGTCCCACCCGTGCTGAGGTATCCGACGTGGCCAACGCCGTTTTTGACGGCACCAGCTGCGTGATGCTCTCCGGCGAGACCGCCGGCGGCAAGTACCCCCTGGAGGCTCTGACCGCCATGGTGGGCATCGTGGAAGAGGCTGAGCAGTCCATCAATTATTGGCGTCAGTTCCAGAAGCACCGCATCACTCCCGAGCCCAACATCAACGACGCCATCACCCACACCTGCTGCCTGACCGCTATGGACCTGAACGCTACCGCCATCCTGGCCGCCACCAACTCTGGCCGTACCGCCCGGATGATCTGCCGGTTCCGTCCTTCCTGCCCCATTGCGGCCCTCACCATGCAGGAGAAGGTTCGCCGTCAGCTGGCTATCTGCTGGGGCGTGTATCCCTTCCTCACCGGCGAGGTCAACTCCACCGATCGCATTTTCTCCCTGTCTGTGGAGTGTGCCCTGAAGGAGGGCCTGGTGAAGAACGGCGACACCGTAGTTATCACTGCCGGTGTGCCTCTGGGCCGCAGCGGTTCCACCAACCTGATCAAGGCTCAGATCGTGGACGAAGATATGCTGTAAAAAGAACTGAGTTTCTTCAAAGGCGCCATCTTTTTGAAGATGGCGCCTTTTTCCCATTTGCAGGGGAAAAGCCTTGACTTCCGAGGGAAAGTCCGGTAAAATATAATCCGCCTATTCAAGCTCCTTGGAGCAGGAACAAGGCGCTACTGTGGCTCAATGGCAGAGCATCTCACTCGTAATGAGAAGGTTGTGGGTTCGATTCCCACCAGTAGCTCCAAAAAGGAAGACACGACGAGAGTCGTGTCTTCCTTTTTTGTTTTGATTTCCAAAAGAGAAATTTGTACTTCTGAATGCGGTAGAGCCCGACCTCATATTTTTAGGGAAATGAGAAAAGAATGTAATAAAGTCACAGAACTCTGTCCTGTCGCAGGATATAATACAGACAAAGAAAGCAATCAGAGAGATGCACTTCATGCCCAATAACTTAAAAAATAGCACAGCGGCAGCATCCACAAGTATAACAGGAGGCAATAAAAGATGGGAATATTTGATTTTTTAATGGGACCTGACATCAATCAGGGAATTGAGGAATACCATGCGACCCAGGGAGCGGTCCTGCTGGATGTGCGTACCCCTGAGGAATACCGACAGGGACATATTCCGGGCAGCAAGAACATCCCCTTGTATGTGATAAACAAGGCAGAGGAAGTGATTTCTCTGGACACCCCGCTGTTTGTTTACTGTCACAGCGGAGCAAGAAGCCGGGAGGCGGTCTCCATGCTGGAGAGAATGGGATATACCAGAGTGAAAAACATTGGCGGGATTACCGCATATAAAGGAGAGGTGGAGAGATAGGATGAAGGTCGTTATCGTAGGGGGCGTAGCGGGAGGAGCCACCGCTGCGGCTCGTATCCGCCGGTTGGACGAGCAGGCGGAAATCGTGGTCTTTGAGCGTTCCGGCTATGTCTCCTATGCCAACTGCGGTCTGCCCTACTACATCGGTGGGGTGATTGAAGATCCGGAGGAATTGACCCTTCAGACTCCAGAGAGTTTCTTTTCCCGTTTCCGGGTGGATATGCGAGTACACCATGAGGTGATGGCCATCCATCCGGAACGCAAGTGCGTCTCGGTGCGCAACCTGGAGAGTGGGGAGGAGTTTGAGGAGTGCTATGACAAACTGCTGCTCTCTCCCGGAGCGCGCCCTGCTCAGCCTAAACTGCCTGGAGCGGGAATGGAGAAGATCTTTACCCTGCGGACGGTGGAAGATACGTTCCGCATCAAGAATTACATCCAAAATGCGCACCCCAAGTCGGCGGTGTTGGCCGGCGGCGGCTTCATCGGATTGGAGCTGGCGGAGAACCTGCGGAAGCTGGGGATGGAAGTCACCATTGTGCAGCGGCCCAAGCAGCTGATGAACCCCTTCGACCCGGATATGGCGGCACTTCTCCACAACGAGGCGCGCCGGCACGGCGTCAAGTTGGCTCTGGGGCATTTAGTAGAGGGCTTTGAGGAAAAGAACGGGGGAGTGGATGTACTGCTGGCGGATGCCGCTCCCCTGCATGCCGACATGGTGGTGCTGGCCATCGGTGTGACCCCCGATTCTCATCTGGCCAAAGAGGCGGGATTGAAACTGGGAGTCAAGGGCAGCATCCTGGTCAATGACCGGATGGAGACCTCCGTTCCCGACATCTATGCAGTGGGCGACGCAGTCCAGGTCAAACATTTTGTCACCGGGGAGGATACGCTGATTGCTCTGGCCGGTCCTGCGAACAAGCAGGGGCGCATTGCCGCCGATAACATCTGCGGAGGCGATAGCCGGTATGCCGGCTCTCAGGGCAGCAGCGTGATTCAGGTCTTTGATCTCACCGCCGCCGTTACCGGAATCAATGAGACCACGGCCCAAAGACTGGGAATTCAGGCGGATACGGTCGTTCTCTCGCCGATGAGCCACGCAGGATATTACCCCGGCGGAAAGCTGATGACCATGAAGGTGGTCTTTGAGAAGGGGAGCGGCCGCCTGTTGGGCGCCCAGATCGTAGGCTATGACGGGGTGGATAAACGCATTGACGTATTGGCCACTGCGATCCGGGCAGGACTGAACGGGGTGCAGCTGAAGGAACTGGATCTTGCCTATGCGCCGCCGTACTCCTCCGCCAAGGACCCGGTCAATATGGCGGGATTTATGATTGAAAATATTGTAAATGGCCTGGTAAAACAGTTCCATATGGAAGATCTGGAGCGCCTTCCCCGGGATGGCAGTGTGACGCTGCTGGATGCGCGGACCAGAGAGGAATTTGCACAGGGAAGTGTAGACGGCTTTGTCAACATCCCGGTGGATGAACTGCGGGAACGCTTGGGAGAGATCGCTCCCGGCAAACCGGTCTATGTGATGTGTCAGAGCGGTCTGCGCAGCTACGTTGCCTGCCGTATTCTGGCTGGAAACGGCTTTGACTGCTGGAATTTCTCCGGTGGATTCCGGTTTTATGATGCTGTGACCCAGGACCGATGCCTGATCGAGCAGGCCTATGCCTGCGGTATGGATCGCAGCTGAGATGCTTGTTACAAAGAAAAAGCAGGGCACCTTCGGGTGCCCTGCTTTTGAAAATCAGAGAAAAACAAAAAGGACATCCGTTGGATGTCCTTTTTGTGGTGCGCGAGGCGGGAGTCGAACCCGCACGCCCTTGCGAGCACTGGCACCTGAAGCCAGCGAGTCTACCAATTCCACCACTCGCGCGTGGGTTGGAACTGCGCTTTGTTCAGCGCGGGATTTATAATAGCATAGGGGAATGGGAATGTCAAGGGGTTTTTCAAAAAAGTTTTCCGCTGAAATTTAATCCAGCTTTTCTCCGCAGTGGGGGCAGTAGGAGGTCCAGAGACACCGCAGGGGAAGAGCGTGCCTGCAGTAGGGACAGCGTACCACAAAAAAAGAGACGAGGATCGCAAAAAAGGGAATTGCACCGGCCAGCAGGGAGAGCGGGTGCAGGGGGTCCACCCCAAAGTATACGCAAGAGAGGGCAAAGAGGATCAGACCGAAGAGGATGATCCCGTGGATCATCAGGCGACGCAGGTTCGGGTCATTCATAATTATTCTCCCTAAATAAAATATGGACCTTTACCATATACCTGTCAGTGGAGGCGGTACAACCGGCTGAAAATCAAATGTGTGTAAAATTTAAAGTGGGTCTGGCCGGGGGAGAGGATTACGCACTTGAGAGGATGACGAGAATATGGTATGATAAGTGCAGTGCAGCGCGGGGAAGTGTGTGCCCCTCAGGCTGCGGTACGCCCCAGGCTTCGGCCTGAAAAAACTGGGGAATAGGAGTGTTGGTATGAAAAAATTGACGAGCAGTCTGCCCTTCCGGCTCTTGATCGGCGTGATCGTGGGCATTGTGGTGGGTCTGGTGGCGAATGCCACTGTGATACAGGTCATTCTCACCATCAAAGAATTGCTGGGTTCTCTGATCAACTTCTGCGTGCCCTTAATTATCATCGGATTTATTGCCCCCTCCATTACCCGCCTGAAGAGCAATGCCTCCCGGATGCTGGGTCTGGCTCTGGTACTGGCGTACAGCTCTTCCGTGTGTGCGGCCCTCATGTCTATGGGAGCGGGCTTTGCCATTATCCCCAGCCTCTCCATCCAGTCGGCGGCTGAGGGACTGCGGGATACTCCCGAACTGCTGTTTACCCTGGCCATTGATCCCATCATGAGCGTCATGTCCGCTCTGGTATTCTCTGTGCTGGTGGGTCTGGCGGCTACCTGGGCCAAGGCGGATACCATTACCAACGTACTGGAGGAGTTCCAGCGCATTGTGCTGGATATCGTCACCCGGGTAATCATCCCCATTCTGCCCTTCTTCATTGCCGGTACCTTTGCCGGCCTGGCTTATCAGGGCTCCATTACCAAGCAGCTGCCCGTATTCCTTATCGTGATCCTTATTGTTATGGTGGGTCACTATATCTGGCTGGCTGTACTGTATGGCCTGGCCGGGGCCTATTCCGGGGAAAATCCCTGGGAGGTGCTGCGGTACTATGGCCCCGCTTATCTTACTGCAGTAGGAACCATGTCCTCCGCGGCTACCCTGGCGGTGGCGCTGCGGGGCGCCAAGAAGTCCAAGGTGCTGCGCCAGGATCTGGTGGACTTCGGCGTACCCCTGTTTGCCAATATTCACCTGTGCGGCTCGGTGCTTACTGAGGTATTCTTTGTGATGACCGTATCCCAGGTGCTCTACGGCAAGCTGCCTTCTCTGGGCACCATGGTCCTCTTCTGCTTCCTTCTGGGTATTTTCGCCGTGGGTGCTCCCGGTGTGCCCGGCGGCACGGTCATGGCATCTTTGGGCCTCATTGTCAGTGTGTTGGGATTTGACAACACCGGCACCGGTCTGATG
Encoded here:
- the buk gene encoding butyrate kinase, translated to MAYRLLVLNPGSTSTKAAIYEDEHQLAVKSMVHTNQDLAPYPTLYDQLDYRVALVRLWLAQEGFDLSTLSAVVGRGGIIPHIVAGGYQVDDALEDCLRHHTAFDHASNLGGLMARAFAEPLGIPAYIYDAVTSDELLPEARVTGFKEVTRTSFCHVLNARATSHKYAETLGRKYEDMNLVVAHLGGGISISAHSHGRIIDSVSDDAGPFSPDRSGSLNMLYVVDMCYSGKYTKPEMLKKLRGEGGMSALLGTHDCQEIERRIQKGDEWAALVYKAQALQISKGVGIMLGCFTELIDAVILTGGLANSKMLTGMVIDYLHNLVKVVVIPGENEMEALALGALRILRGEERVHEFRSPEK
- a CDS encoding phosphoenolpyruvate-utilizing N-terminal domain-containing protein: MQIIVGRSIQNQIAAGPLHFYTRHPFPLASVSHRSQDEEIHRFRAAQQRSIVMLSKLYEQAARDVGIQAASIFSIHAMLLEDTSFVESILSVLSNQHTTAEYAVQTAGNSFATAFADMDSPYMQARGADIRDISNHLIRCLLDIQPPDPLGDQPAILVSDELLPSEILALDRRKLLGLVTWHGSVDSHTAMLLRAMKIPGLAQSNITPIWDGHPAILDGFSQCLYVDPEPEVFRQLGLHVPRYLQHREDQAVAAAIE
- a CDS encoding pyridoxal phosphate-dependent aminotransferase; its protein translation is MVSKRMLQLGTARSVIRELFEYGNQRAKEVGRENVFDFSLGNPSVPAPDAVNENAIRILQEQPEVIHCYTSAQGDAAARQRFADSLNRRFGGDYTADQFYITVGAAASLCCVFNGLTCPGDEFIVFAPYFPEYKVFIEGAGAKMVLIPPEIEHFQIDFDAFEKAITPNTKGVVVNSPNNPSGVVYSRQTLEQLAAILEKKEAEYGHPIYLISDEPYREIAFAGVEVPWIPHIYKDTIVCYSFSKSLSLPGERLGYVLVPGQVTDSKEVYAAVAGAGRSLGYVNAPSLFQQVTSLCCDMTSDLSVYEKNCELLVNSLREMGYHVAQPGGAFYLFPRSLEPDDMAFSERAKQFDLLLVPGSGFGAPGHFRLAYCVQTEMIQRALPKFKALADSYRG
- the pyk gene encoding pyruvate kinase encodes the protein MLRKTKIICTLGPAVESEEMMRKLIRAGMDAARFNFSHGDHEEHLGRLNKLKAVRDSMSRPVATIMDTKGPEIRIKSFDVKSISLEAGDTFTLTTEDVVGNGERVAVTYPKLHEEVKPGMEILIDDGLVALRVEEIQGSEIRCTVENGGTLSANKSINIPGVHIHLPALTEKDISDIQFAVENDFDFIAASFIRRADDVRSIREVLHRFGGDNIQIISKIENQEGVDNIDEILEVSDGIMVARGDLGVEIPAAKVPVLQKQIIRKGLRSGKPIITATQMLDSMIRNPRPTRAEVSDVANAVFDGTSCVMLSGETAGGKYPLEALTAMVGIVEEAEQSINYWRQFQKHRITPEPNINDAITHTCCLTAMDLNATAILAATNSGRTARMICRFRPSCPIAALTMQEKVRRQLAICWGVYPFLTGEVNSTDRIFSLSVECALKEGLVKNGDTVVITAGVPLGRSGSTNLIKAQIVDEDML
- a CDS encoding rhodanese-like domain-containing protein, with amino-acid sequence MGIFDFLMGPDINQGIEEYHATQGAVLLDVRTPEEYRQGHIPGSKNIPLYVINKAEEVISLDTPLFVYCHSGARSREAVSMLERMGYTRVKNIGGITAYKGEVER
- a CDS encoding FAD-dependent oxidoreductase produces the protein MKVVIVGGVAGGATAAARIRRLDEQAEIVVFERSGYVSYANCGLPYYIGGVIEDPEELTLQTPESFFSRFRVDMRVHHEVMAIHPERKCVSVRNLESGEEFEECYDKLLLSPGARPAQPKLPGAGMEKIFTLRTVEDTFRIKNYIQNAHPKSAVLAGGGFIGLELAENLRKLGMEVTIVQRPKQLMNPFDPDMAALLHNEARRHGVKLALGHLVEGFEEKNGGVDVLLADAAPLHADMVVLAIGVTPDSHLAKEAGLKLGVKGSILVNDRMETSVPDIYAVGDAVQVKHFVTGEDTLIALAGPANKQGRIAADNICGGDSRYAGSQGSSVIQVFDLTAAVTGINETTAQRLGIQADTVVLSPMSHAGYYPGGKLMTMKVVFEKGSGRLLGAQIVGYDGVDKRIDVLATAIRAGLNGVQLKELDLAYAPPYSSAKDPVNMAGFMIENIVNGLVKQFHMEDLERLPRDGSVTLLDARTREEFAQGSVDGFVNIPVDELRERLGEIAPGKPVYVMCQSGLRSYVACRILAGNGFDCWNFSGGFRFYDAVTQDRCLIEQAYACGMDRS
- a CDS encoding dicarboxylate/amino acid:cation symporter; translated protein: MKKLTSSLPFRLLIGVIVGIVVGLVANATVIQVILTIKELLGSLINFCVPLIIIGFIAPSITRLKSNASRMLGLALVLAYSSSVCAALMSMGAGFAIIPSLSIQSAAEGLRDTPELLFTLAIDPIMSVMSALVFSVLVGLAATWAKADTITNVLEEFQRIVLDIVTRVIIPILPFFIAGTFAGLAYQGSITKQLPVFLIVILIVMVGHYIWLAVLYGLAGAYSGENPWEVLRYYGPAYLTAVGTMSSAATLAVALRGAKKSKVLRQDLVDFGVPLFANIHLCGSVLTEVFFVMTVSQVLYGKLPSLGTMVLFCFLLGIFAVGAPGVPGGTVMASLGLIVSVLGFDNTGTGLMMTIFALQDSFGTACNVTGDGALTLMLTGYAKKHNIQEVKNTDVL